A single region of the Oryzias latipes chromosome 19, ASM223467v1 genome encodes:
- the LOC101171114 gene encoding arginase-1 isoform X1, giving the protein MPPVFLELSAWISLPASRPMTSRAIRVRARADPCHSIRCLDCPCATCEDEQVEGAAAARMHPRAEPSSSSSSSLRRNHRCTVFQRTGESARGQVKGGVEAGPDHIRAAGLVERLQLQGCAVKDYGNLVFEHVSGDEPVGKLKSVRAVGSANQRLSVAMREVKEGGHTAVMLGGDHSLAIGSIHGHAAALGQLGVLWVDAHADINTPLTSYTGNIHGQPLSYLLHELQSKVPALPNFSWMKPCLSAGDLVYIGLRDVDPAEHYILQMLGVKMFSMSKVDQLGVAKVMEEACDYLSTRGKKPIHLSFDIDAIDPSITPATGTPVTGGLTYREGLCIAEHLSQTGLLSAVDLVEVNPLRGQTQDDVQSTVSTAVDLLLACFGRQREGNHLQDYCLPEP; this is encoded by the exons ATGCCCCCTGTCTTCCTGGAACTGTCCGCTTGGATCAGCCTGCCAGCCTCTCGTCCAATGACGTCACGGGCCATCAGGGTAAGGGCGCGCGCGGACCCCTGTCATTCAATCAGGTGTCTAGACTGTCCGTGCGCCACTTGTGAGGATGAACAGGTGGAGGGCGCTGCGGCAGCTCGGATGCATCCCCGCGCGGagccttcctcctcctcgtcatCTTCACTCCGCCGGAATCATCGGTGCACCGTTTTCCAAAGGACAGGTGAGAGCGCGCGTGGACAG GTGAAAGGTGGAGTGGAAGCTGGACCGGACCACATCCGAGCCGCGGGCCTGGTTGAACGGCTGCAGCTGCAAG GGTGTGCAGTGAAGGATTATGGGAACCTGGTATTTGAGCACGTGTCCGGGGACGAGCCCGTGGGGAAGCTGAAGAGCGTGCGGGCGGTGGGCAGCGCCAACCAGAGGTTGTCTGTGGCGATGCGGGAGGTGAAAGAGGGCGGGCACACGGCCGTCATGCTGGGAGGAGACCACAG TCTGGCTATCGGCTCGATTCATGGTCATGCTGCTGCTCTGGGACAGCTGGGCGTCCTGTGGGTTGATGCCCATGCCGACATCAACACGCCTCTGACGTCCTACACGGGGAACATCCACGGGCAGCCCTTGTCTTACCTCCTCCATGAGCTGCAGTCAAAG GTTCCCGCTCTGCCAAACTTCTCCTGGATGAAGCCGTGCCTGTCAGCTGGAGATCTCGTCTACATCGGCCTGAGAGACGTGGATCCAGCAGAGCA CTACATCCTTCAGATGCTGGGCGTGAAGATGTTCTCCATGTCAAAAGTGGATCAGTTGGGCGTGGCCAAAGTAATGGAGGAGGCGTGTGACTACCTGAGTACCAG GGGGAAGAAGCCAATCCACCTGAGCTTTGACATTGACGCCATTGACCCCTCCATTACTCCAGCAACAGGAACACCTGTGACCGGAGGACTCACCTACCGAGAAGGACTCTGCATCGCTGAACACCTGAGTCAGACAG GCTTGCTGTCGGCGGTGGACCTGGTGGAAGTGAATCCCCTGAGAGGACAGACGCAGGACGACGTCCAGTCCACGGTCAGCACAGCTGTGGACCTGCTGCTCGCATGTTTTGGCCGTCAGCGTGAAGGAAATCACCTGCAAGATTACTGCCTGCCTGAGCCGTAA
- the LOC101171114 gene encoding arginase-1 isoform X2, producing the protein MNRWRALRQLGCIPARSLPPPRHLHSAGIIGAPFSKGQVKGGVEAGPDHIRAAGLVERLQLQGCAVKDYGNLVFEHVSGDEPVGKLKSVRAVGSANQRLSVAMREVKEGGHTAVMLGGDHSLAIGSIHGHAAALGQLGVLWVDAHADINTPLTSYTGNIHGQPLSYLLHELQSKVPALPNFSWMKPCLSAGDLVYIGLRDVDPAEHYILQMLGVKMFSMSKVDQLGVAKVMEEACDYLSTRGKKPIHLSFDIDAIDPSITPATGTPVTGGLTYREGLCIAEHLSQTGLLSAVDLVEVNPLRGQTQDDVQSTVSTAVDLLLACFGRQREGNHLQDYCLPEP; encoded by the exons ATGAACAGGTGGAGGGCGCTGCGGCAGCTCGGATGCATCCCCGCGCGGagccttcctcctcctcgtcatCTTCACTCCGCCGGAATCATCGGTGCACCGTTTTCCAAAGGACAG GTGAAAGGTGGAGTGGAAGCTGGACCGGACCACATCCGAGCCGCGGGCCTGGTTGAACGGCTGCAGCTGCAAG GGTGTGCAGTGAAGGATTATGGGAACCTGGTATTTGAGCACGTGTCCGGGGACGAGCCCGTGGGGAAGCTGAAGAGCGTGCGGGCGGTGGGCAGCGCCAACCAGAGGTTGTCTGTGGCGATGCGGGAGGTGAAAGAGGGCGGGCACACGGCCGTCATGCTGGGAGGAGACCACAG TCTGGCTATCGGCTCGATTCATGGTCATGCTGCTGCTCTGGGACAGCTGGGCGTCCTGTGGGTTGATGCCCATGCCGACATCAACACGCCTCTGACGTCCTACACGGGGAACATCCACGGGCAGCCCTTGTCTTACCTCCTCCATGAGCTGCAGTCAAAG GTTCCCGCTCTGCCAAACTTCTCCTGGATGAAGCCGTGCCTGTCAGCTGGAGATCTCGTCTACATCGGCCTGAGAGACGTGGATCCAGCAGAGCA CTACATCCTTCAGATGCTGGGCGTGAAGATGTTCTCCATGTCAAAAGTGGATCAGTTGGGCGTGGCCAAAGTAATGGAGGAGGCGTGTGACTACCTGAGTACCAG GGGGAAGAAGCCAATCCACCTGAGCTTTGACATTGACGCCATTGACCCCTCCATTACTCCAGCAACAGGAACACCTGTGACCGGAGGACTCACCTACCGAGAAGGACTCTGCATCGCTGAACACCTGAGTCAGACAG GCTTGCTGTCGGCGGTGGACCTGGTGGAAGTGAATCCCCTGAGAGGACAGACGCAGGACGACGTCCAGTCCACGGTCAGCACAGCTGTGGACCTGCTGCTCGCATGTTTTGGCCGTCAGCGTGAAGGAAATCACCTGCAAGATTACTGCCTGCCTGAGCCGTAA